In the Oligoflexus sp. genome, one interval contains:
- a CDS encoding PAS domain-containing sensor histidine kinase yields the protein MREGKANMALQLGLRLWPASLAWIIGLGVLSCSVQPMGFEENVLAALDRAVLAIEEAGDDSNAAFADGWIQEHQLAFTLSMQTAQDELQRLIRKDAEGSSSNCSFPGEKTSESDGCELIRKAQVHLNDMRESGHELFQQLNWGNLRQAGRAMAQSDAAAADARRNIYRAQDFYVQRMQADIVRSSESILHLAIVIIISLLGLIVSGLYFILQNRRQQQQLLERDAMNRDYTRKLEKIGREVRRLRDLGSAIDATAGVLIFNEQHKVISINEGFRQLRGLAGVNVQGRSIISVMGLDDADFVESIIASIAAKKIWRGEVPGHREDGSVIWMYVLFYPELDDLEDFEGSLALVLDITESKKAQLILEGTRHLTALGEMAGGIAHEINNPLSVITGRVSILLKKLQSQSLDPQFLQSGLEQVQRTVSRIARIVDSMRRLSRADASVEEARPEKLEAVLRETMEFTEDKLKRYDITLSIHDALSLSEATVMLQGFGVSQILINLIGNAADAIEGRQGSERWIRLELERSAEGAVLIKVVDPGLGIPKAIQSKVMEPFFTTKPPGKGTGLGLSLSQRIAEEHGGRLYLDAEAAHTTFVLELPALKREQEVA from the coding sequence ATGCGCGAAGGCAAAGCGAACATGGCGCTTCAGTTGGGCTTGCGGCTCTGGCCGGCGAGCCTCGCTTGGATCATTGGCCTTGGGGTCCTGTCCTGCAGCGTTCAGCCCATGGGATTTGAAGAAAACGTCCTTGCAGCCCTGGATCGTGCGGTCCTTGCGATTGAAGAAGCGGGTGATGACAGCAATGCGGCCTTCGCGGACGGATGGATCCAGGAGCATCAGCTGGCTTTTACGCTTTCCATGCAAACAGCGCAGGATGAGCTGCAGCGCCTGATCCGCAAGGATGCCGAGGGCAGCTCCAGCAACTGCAGTTTTCCCGGCGAAAAAACCTCTGAGTCTGATGGCTGCGAACTCATCCGAAAGGCCCAGGTTCATTTGAATGATATGCGGGAATCAGGCCACGAGCTTTTCCAGCAGCTCAACTGGGGAAACCTGCGGCAGGCCGGACGTGCGATGGCCCAGAGTGATGCGGCGGCGGCTGATGCGCGGCGCAATATCTATCGGGCGCAGGATTTTTATGTGCAGCGCATGCAGGCCGACATCGTGCGCAGTTCCGAGAGCATTCTGCATCTGGCCATCGTCATCATCATCAGCCTTTTGGGGCTGATCGTTTCGGGGCTCTATTTCATCCTGCAAAACCGGCGTCAGCAGCAGCAGCTCCTGGAACGCGATGCCATGAATCGCGACTATACCCGCAAACTGGAAAAGATCGGCCGCGAGGTCCGGCGTCTCCGGGATCTGGGTTCAGCCATTGATGCGACGGCTGGCGTCCTGATCTTCAACGAGCAGCATAAGGTCATTTCCATCAATGAAGGCTTTCGTCAGCTGCGGGGCCTTGCCGGGGTGAACGTGCAAGGTCGCAGCATCATCAGCGTGATGGGGCTTGATGATGCTGACTTCGTGGAAAGCATCATCGCTTCGATCGCGGCTAAAAAAATCTGGCGAGGTGAAGTTCCCGGCCATCGCGAGGATGGTTCGGTGATTTGGATGTATGTCCTCTTCTATCCTGAACTGGATGATCTGGAGGATTTTGAAGGATCATTGGCCCTGGTCCTTGATATCACCGAAAGCAAAAAGGCCCAGCTGATTCTGGAAGGCACGCGTCATCTGACAGCGCTTGGGGAAATGGCGGGCGGCATTGCGCATGAAATCAATAATCCCCTGTCGGTCATCACAGGGCGCGTGTCCATTCTTCTTAAGAAGCTTCAGTCCCAGAGCCTCGACCCCCAATTCCTGCAGAGTGGATTGGAACAGGTGCAGCGCACAGTCAGCCGCATCGCACGCATTGTGGATTCGATGCGGCGACTGTCCCGCGCGGATGCCAGTGTCGAGGAAGCGCGGCCCGAGAAGCTGGAAGCCGTCCTGCGGGAAACGATGGAATTCACCGAGGATAAGCTGAAGCGCTACGACATCACCCTCAGCATACATGATGCCCTGTCCTTGAGTGAGGCGACAGTCATGCTGCAGGGCTTTGGCGTTTCACAGATTCTGATCAATCTGATCGGAAACGCCGCGGATGCGATCGAAGGCCGGCAGGGTTCAGAACGCTGGATTCGCCTGGAATTGGAACGGTCAGCTGAAGGTGCGGTGCTGATCAAGGTGGTGGATCCTGGGCTCGGTATTCCCAAGGCGATCCAGAGCAAGGTCATGGAACCTTTTTTCACAACCAAGCCGCCGGGCAAGGGGACGGGCTTGGGACTGAGTCTTTCCCAAAGGATAGCCGAGGAACATGGAGGCCGCCTGTACCTGGATGCAGAGGCGGCCCATACCACTTTTGTCTTGGAACTGCCGGCGCTGAAGAGAGAGCAGGAAGTGGCTTAG
- a CDS encoding dihydrolipoamide acetyltransferase family protein — translation MAKVTEVLMPLMGEGVHEATLTNWLIKEGEAVTKDSPLLEVSTDKVDTEIPAPASGILVKVLVPVGSVVKVDQALAIISSEAGATVSTELPAAPSSSASATPPIPRDKQPVNTAEADDQHDDSPLRSSPLVRKMAQERGIDLNQVRGSGMHGRITKKDLLDFEQDTPQVLGKPVTVAQAPAPAPLPMATPHTQLKLSSVDGQELLEGVPVRREPMTRMRQLIADHMVESVRVSPHVTTVFEMDLHQIVKLREKHGAEFQKREGFKLTFTPFFIHAAVQAIKKHPIVNTSVDGYDILWKKDINIGCAVALDNGLIVPVIKQAGDLSLAGVARRLNDLVMRARNKKLKPDDVQGGTFSITNPGGWGSITSNPIINQPQVAMLGIGAIVKRPVVIDDMIAIRPMMMVSLTFDHRVIDGEGGSKYLATFKEIIENYREVPI, via the coding sequence ATGGCGAAGGTCACAGAGGTTTTAATGCCCTTGATGGGTGAGGGCGTGCATGAAGCGACCTTGACCAATTGGTTGATCAAAGAAGGCGAAGCCGTTACCAAGGACAGCCCGCTTCTTGAAGTCTCAACCGACAAGGTCGACACAGAAATTCCCGCGCCCGCATCCGGCATACTTGTGAAAGTCCTGGTGCCGGTCGGCAGCGTGGTGAAAGTCGATCAGGCTTTGGCCATCATTTCCAGTGAAGCCGGTGCCACGGTCAGCACGGAACTGCCCGCAGCCCCGTCGTCTTCCGCGAGCGCCACACCCCCCATTCCTCGGGACAAGCAGCCTGTGAACACCGCAGAAGCCGACGATCAGCACGATGATTCGCCTCTGCGCAGTTCGCCGCTGGTGCGAAAAATGGCCCAGGAACGTGGCATTGATTTGAATCAGGTGCGTGGCAGCGGCATGCACGGCCGCATCACCAAGAAGGATCTGCTCGACTTTGAGCAGGATACGCCGCAGGTCCTCGGCAAACCCGTGACGGTGGCCCAGGCGCCGGCACCCGCCCCCCTTCCCATGGCAACGCCTCACACCCAGCTCAAGCTGAGTTCGGTGGATGGTCAGGAGCTTTTGGAAGGCGTACCCGTGCGTCGGGAGCCCATGACTCGCATGCGCCAGCTGATTGCCGATCATATGGTGGAATCGGTTCGGGTGTCTCCGCACGTCACGACCGTCTTCGAAATGGATCTGCATCAGATCGTCAAACTGCGTGAAAAGCATGGCGCGGAATTCCAAAAGCGCGAAGGCTTCAAACTCACGTTTACGCCTTTCTTCATCCATGCCGCTGTTCAGGCGATCAAAAAGCATCCCATCGTCAACACCTCGGTGGATGGCTACGACATCCTTTGGAAGAAGGATATCAACATCGGCTGCGCGGTGGCTCTGGACAATGGCCTGATCGTTCCTGTCATCAAACAGGCCGGTGATCTGAGCCTTGCCGGCGTCGCCCGTCGTTTGAATGATCTCGTGATGCGGGCGCGGAATAAGAAACTGAAGCCTGATGATGTGCAGGGTGGAACCTTCTCGATCACCAATCCCGGTGGCTGGGGCAGTATCACGAGCAATCCCATCATCAATCAACCGCAGGTCGCGATGCTCGGCATCGGAGCCATCGTGAAACGTCCGGTCGTGATCGACGATATGATTGCCATCCGGCCGATGATGATGGTGAGTCTGACCTTCGATCATCGCGTGATCGACGGCGAAGGCGGTTCGAAGTATCTCGCGACTTTCAAAGAGATCATCGAGAACTATCGGGAAGTGCCGATCTAA
- the ccsA gene encoding cytochrome c biogenesis protein CcsA yields the protein MNFYHLGVISALIAFAGSSGLYLHSFSKSSTQEKIHRAAYALFVLAALLMTYNTVNAFLYNLQHVTSSFVLITTTAWLTICAQLFFGLRITGSIVAPLSTLIMLVQFFFVAPHGETVEESTGLLMSTHILVSVVGEAFAIIAFVIAVFYLVQQRALKKKQLNRLQHTQVSISKLNQALILSIWLGFIFLTCGLIMGSIYSQFYFTGDRMTLLGKVLWAFLVWLWYLATLLSRNFFNLSAKRLAWMTILGFVLLAIGLFGINNWSSVFG from the coding sequence TTGAATTTCTATCATTTGGGTGTCATATCAGCCCTGATTGCATTCGCAGGCTCTTCAGGGCTTTATCTGCACAGCTTTTCGAAATCCAGCACCCAGGAAAAAATTCATCGCGCCGCCTACGCTCTTTTTGTGCTGGCTGCACTTTTGATGACGTACAATACGGTCAACGCTTTCCTTTACAATCTGCAGCATGTGACCAGCAGCTTTGTGCTGATCACGACCACGGCATGGCTTACGATCTGCGCGCAGCTCTTCTTCGGCCTGCGCATCACCGGCTCCATCGTCGCGCCCCTGTCCACTCTGATCATGCTGGTTCAGTTTTTCTTCGTGGCCCCGCATGGGGAAACGGTCGAGGAAAGCACGGGCCTTCTGATGTCCACGCACATCCTGGTCAGCGTCGTCGGCGAGGCCTTCGCCATCATCGCCTTCGTCATCGCGGTCTTTTATCTGGTTCAGCAGCGGGCTTTGAAAAAGAAACAGCTCAATCGCCTGCAGCATACTCAGGTTTCCATCAGCAAATTGAATCAGGCTCTGATTCTTTCCATCTGGCTCGGCTTCATCTTCCTCACCTGCGGTCTGATCATGGGATCCATCTATTCCCAATTCTACTTCACTGGTGACCGCATGACTCTTCTGGGCAAAGTGCTGTGGGCCTTCCTCGTGTGGCTCTGGTATCTTGCGACCCTTCTGAGTCGTAATTTTTTCAATCTTTCTGCCAAACGACTGGCGTGGATGACGATCCTTGGTTTCGTCCTGTTGGCCATCGGCTTGTTCGGCATCAATAACTGGAGTAGCGTGTTTGGCTGA
- the hemA gene encoding glutamyl-tRNA reductase — MAEKVPILFCVGTNHESAGLDFRETLFLSREEIDVSLPQVIKKHGLREVMVLSTCNRLEVYGVMDRSELTSHHLREVFIDLQRFCPNPKQELDEEIKHRSYHYLHKDAARHAFSVASGLDSLVLGETQITGQFKNAAQFAQESGTLGPILKRLTQEAFSSSKKVRSSTDIGKKPVSISHAAIDLANRVYGDIADCRVLVIGAGEMAEVAAKYLLKYNPKELFVCNRTLARAETLVEKVGIGIAYPWEELNEVLTLSDVVISCTSANEIVLDKPRIQRSQSARNKPVFLIDIALPRDIDKACAELEDVYLFDIDDLKQVVGENFEERRKAAEKGKKIIVENAEGFDKWLSNINLKPALGSFREYLEALVNQEFQKSFGRSPLNSLDENQIKAAEAMMKSVVNKINGDVARLVHNPPVGYTPESMAEALKSLFPLDKNS, encoded by the coding sequence TTGGCTGAGAAGGTTCCCATACTATTTTGCGTTGGCACCAACCACGAGTCCGCGGGTTTGGATTTCCGTGAAACGCTCTTTTTGAGCCGGGAGGAGATTGATGTCTCCTTGCCCCAGGTCATAAAAAAGCATGGTTTACGTGAAGTCATGGTCCTCTCCACCTGCAATCGGCTCGAGGTCTATGGTGTCATGGACCGCTCCGAGCTGACTTCGCATCATCTGCGCGAAGTCTTTATTGATTTGCAGCGGTTTTGTCCGAATCCCAAACAGGAACTCGACGAGGAAATCAAACACCGCAGCTATCATTATCTGCATAAAGATGCCGCGCGCCATGCTTTTTCTGTAGCGTCCGGACTCGATTCCCTGGTCCTCGGGGAAACCCAGATCACAGGCCAGTTCAAGAACGCGGCGCAGTTCGCGCAGGAAAGCGGAACCCTCGGTCCCATTCTGAAACGCCTGACTCAGGAGGCGTTCTCCTCTTCGAAAAAAGTTCGCAGCAGCACCGATATCGGCAAAAAGCCCGTCTCGATCAGTCATGCGGCCATTGATCTGGCCAACCGCGTGTACGGTGACATCGCCGACTGCCGCGTGCTGGTCATCGGCGCGGGCGAGATGGCGGAAGTCGCGGCCAAATATCTTTTGAAATATAACCCGAAAGAACTTTTCGTCTGTAACCGCACGCTGGCTCGCGCGGAAACGCTGGTCGAAAAGGTTGGCATTGGCATCGCCTATCCGTGGGAGGAGCTCAACGAAGTCCTCACGCTCTCCGATGTCGTGATCAGCTGCACGTCCGCGAATGAAATCGTCCTGGATAAGCCGCGCATCCAAAGATCGCAGAGTGCTCGCAATAAGCCTGTCTTCCTGATTGATATAGCCCTGCCGCGCGATATAGATAAGGCCTGCGCCGAGCTGGAGGACGTCTACCTCTTCGACATCGACGACCTGAAGCAGGTGGTCGGCGAGAATTTCGAGGAGCGGCGCAAGGCAGCGGAAAAAGGCAAGAAGATCATCGTCGAGAATGCCGAAGGCTTCGACAAGTGGCTCAGCAACATCAATCTGAAGCCTGCGCTCGGCAGCTTCCGCGAATACCTGGAAGCTTTGGTGAACCAGGAATTCCAAAAATCATTTGGCCGCTCGCCTTTGAATAGTCTCGATGAAAACCAGATCAAGGCCGCCGAGGCCATGATGAAATCCGTCGTGAATAAAATCAATGGCGACGTCGCCCGTTTGGTGCATAATCCGCCTGTCGGTTACACACCGGAAAGCATGGCGGAAGCCCTGAAAAGTCTTTTTCCATTGGACAAAAACTCATGA
- the hemC gene encoding hydroxymethylbilane synthase, whose translation MNQTRKVRIATRGSQLALWQANHVSSLLQARGLNTELNIIKTTGDRVQDRFLHEIGGKGLFVRELEEAMKGGTADIAVHSLKDLPARIPAGFQLAAILPRHIPQDALIFNPKSLARLKVPEQKFLSKADLKNMGPMTIATASLRRQSLLKGLGPQINLVPVRGNVDTRIRKLNEGDWDGLILAGASLERLSLDHLPHRLLADEWYVPCAAQGALTIETPADSPFTKDLAALSDATTYACATMERMILEKLGGDCTMPFGAFFFPDVKKGETIARALVLDYEGQEARYVHTFKGLPDTLDYEASAKTMLDGLKKVGVTDILHALKIKAPILGDLA comes from the coding sequence ATGAATCAAACTCGTAAAGTTCGTATAGCAACCCGCGGCAGTCAGCTGGCCCTTTGGCAAGCCAATCACGTATCGAGCCTTCTGCAGGCCCGCGGTCTCAACACCGAACTCAATATCATCAAGACCACGGGTGACCGTGTGCAGGACCGCTTTCTGCACGAGATCGGCGGCAAGGGTCTTTTCGTACGCGAACTGGAAGAGGCGATGAAGGGCGGGACGGCGGATATCGCGGTTCACAGCCTCAAGGATCTGCCTGCACGTATTCCCGCTGGATTTCAGCTGGCGGCGATCCTGCCCCGGCACATCCCGCAGGATGCCTTGATCTTCAATCCCAAATCGCTGGCGCGCCTCAAGGTGCCGGAACAAAAGTTCCTGAGCAAGGCCGACCTGAAAAATATGGGCCCCATGACCATCGCCACGGCGAGTCTTCGGCGTCAGTCGCTGCTGAAGGGTCTTGGTCCGCAGATCAACCTCGTGCCTGTGCGCGGGAATGTGGACACACGCATTCGCAAGCTGAATGAGGGTGATTGGGATGGTTTGATTCTGGCAGGTGCTTCCCTCGAACGCCTGAGCCTCGATCATCTGCCGCATCGTCTTCTGGCTGATGAATGGTATGTGCCCTGCGCTGCGCAAGGCGCTCTGACCATCGAAACGCCGGCCGATAGCCCTTTCACCAAGGATCTGGCGGCGCTGAGCGATGCCACGACTTACGCCTGTGCAACGATGGAACGAATGATTCTGGAAAAGCTGGGTGGCGACTGCACGATGCCTTTTGGTGCTTTCTTTTTCCCGGATGTGAAAAAAGGCGAGACCATCGCCCGGGCTCTGGTCCTTGACTATGAAGGCCAGGAAGCCCGCTATGTTCATACGTTCAAAGGTCTGCCCGACACTCTCGATTATGAAGCGTCCGCAAAAACCATGCTGGATGGCTTGAAAAAGGTGGGTGTCACGGACATTCTTCATGCTCTCAAGATCAAGGCCCCCATCCTCGGGGACCTGGCCTGA